A genomic segment from Lutzomyia longipalpis isolate SR_M1_2022 chromosome 3, ASM2433408v1 encodes:
- the LOC129793903 gene encoding synaptotagmin-7 has protein sequence MVSVLVIGCLATLGAIVTVLLLFAGGYLWWRHKRSQLQFIEPNDDEENASEVVRLQQPVAATTDLVQETPPPQQNLSPLPTNNINRKLNGFLNIKSPLIGSSNPKTPGGTAEGGNVATVSNQAGDNRSISMIDMYIDNTDPIENVGQIHFSLEYDFQNSTLILKIIQGKELPAKDLSGTSDPYVRVTLLPDKKHRLETKIKRRTLNPRWNETFYFEGFPIQKLQSRVLHLHVFDYDRFSRDDSIGEVFMPLCQVDFTGKPAFWKALKPPAKDKCGELLASLCYQPSNSILTLSLIKARNLKAKDINGKSDPYVKVWLQFGEKRVDKRKTPIFKCTLNPIFNEAFSFSVPWEKIRECSLDIMVMDFDNIGRNELIGRILLAGKNGSGASETKHWQDMISKPRQTIVQWHRLKPE, from the exons ATGGTGAGCGTCTTGGTAATAGGATGTTTGGCCACACTTGGTGCCATTGTTACGGTTCTTCTGCTTTTCGCTGGCGGATATCTCTGGTGGCGACACAAAAGATCACAACTTCAATTCATAGAACCAAACGATGATGAAGAGAATGCCAGCGAAGTCGTACG CCTGCAACAACCGGTAGCAGCAACTACGGATCTAGTTCAAGAAACACCACCACCTCAGCAAAATTTATCGCCCTTGCCAACAAACAACATTAATCGAAAGCTCAATGGGTTTCTTAATATTAAATCACCCTTGATTGG gtCTAGTAACCCAAAGACACCTGGAGGAACTGCAGAAGGTGGCAATGTGGCTACTGTAAGCAATCAAGCGGGTGACAATCGCAGCATTTCAATGATAGATATGTACATTGACAATACGGACCCTATTGAAAATGTAGGACAAATACACTTTTCACTTGAGTACGACTTCCAAAATTCGACGCTCATTCTCAAGATTATTCAA ggAAAAGAGCTTCCAGCAAAGGATTTAAGTGGTACATCTGATCCATATGTGCGCGTAACTCTTCTTCCAGACAAGAAGCATCGATTGGAGACCAAAATTAAGCGACGTACCCTCAATCCACGCTGGAATGAGACCTTCTACTTTGAAGGTTTCCCAATTCAGAAGCTTCAATCCAga GTACTTCATCTACATGTATTCGATTATGATAGGTTCTCTCGTGATGATTCAATTGGGGAGGTTTTCATGCCACTCTGCCAAGTTGATTTTACGGGAAAGCCCGCTTTCTGGAAGGCACTCAAACCACCAGCTAAGGACAAATGCGGCGAGCTTCTTGCATCGCTTTGCTACCAACCatcaaattctattttaacACTTTCGCTCATCAAAGCACGCAATTTGAAGGCAAAAGATATCAATGGGAAGTCCG ATCCCTATGTGAAAGTATGGCTGCAATTTGGGGAGAAGCGTGTGGATAAGAGGAAAACACCAATATTCAAATGCACTCTAAATCCCATTTTCAACGAAGCCTTTAGCTTTAGTGTACCatgggaaaaaattagggaGTGTTCATTGGATATAATGGTCATGGATTTTGACAACATTGGACGAAATGAACTTATAGGAAGGATACTACTTGCAG gcaAAAACGGCTCTGGAGCATCAGAAACTAAGCATTGGCAAGACATGATCTCTAAGCCACGTCAGACAATCGTTCAATGGCATCGATTAAAGCCAGAATAG
- the LOC129793909 gene encoding PRA1 family protein 3 — MTDLQFAPLRDLNDFVLSSASFGLPSVNDLEKWGNRVVKNLLYYQSNYFCTAALVWVLLLLLNPREFLQALLVGIGTAGGTKIVLMRHGDIFGDFRRIVGIVCVIALLILYLLDLMLFVLLTVLLPFSVIFVHASLRLRNTKSKAVNTFQATQLKRTPMGIFLSAMNLVPENAWFN, encoded by the exons atgacggACCTACAATTTGCTCCACTTCGCGATTTAAATGACTTTGTACTGTCGAGTGCTTCTTTTGGCCTACCCAGTGTTAATGATCTCGAGAAGTGGGGCAATCGTGTGGTGAAAAATCTCCTGTACTACCAAAGCAATTACTTCTGCACTGCTGCACTTGTTTGGGTCCTCTTACTCCTTCTGAATCCTCGAGAATTTTTGCAGGCATTGCTCGTTGGAATAGGTACAGCAGGAGGTACCAAAATTGTTCTTATGCGCCATGGAGACATCTTTGGGGACTTTCGACGCATCGTTGGAATTGTTTGTGTGATAGCATTGCTTATTCTCTATCTTCTCGATCTCATGTTGTTTGTTCTTCTCACCGTTTTGTTGCCATTCTCAG TGATCTTCGTACATGCTTCATTAAGGCTGAGAAATACTAAAAGCAAGGCCGTCAACACGTTTCAGGCTACTCAACTCAAGAGAACCCCCATGGGTATCTTTCTTTCTGCCATGAATCTCGTGCCAGAGAATGCGTGGTTCaactaa
- the LOC129793895 gene encoding uncharacterized protein LOC129793895, producing MCFTMPTEPRDRLGDRMVICVIVILSVTMGGCVALVETSNTVPSPANDGIFMDPIGNLEQNIAAVFSKVAYGSTTTKRSIPDSVAIPSLTTVPSPLLTTFRYRERERDNGHDVDGDQVINQSAYDLELEKDHALPTSAPNADILKSNSNPTYPNPNRHHNQDRHRLQSLPNSTEFARKGPTMPMFPGDMPSYAPPSRSFFTPPLPPEYQNPFADKPTLRGTNSDLGVIHASGGFHRRPIPPPSLVPGYERIPYRPPDLVPARPEDEMVGAPKPKEEMHMYEIVRKKALNTPSIKTQDTGFVNVTEAGPGTNAPAVGTGVLHFPSISRILSGSNGRKEDIPDILLRTVTVRPAMAPKSPTVTAVTHYQGMNLNKNRDEEPETSTEAQEQREPVSQPKIKEPKTTTPFVTDDDTYSTHRIQKLVNSDATPTTTLTPSVPPVLSADRQSALVTWTIAWNIHVYLSAILYTILAVYSIFKMIFYDKLTHLFSQTYFITIHMILIGICLARIFYLCYDAYNMHSSFTAFVSELLLNLPALMLALTFATLILFLLLRSLNHKANRYSALLRPLTIAVGGGVHIGLCVTLHYVESYGVRAKVAYDRPPPRVLSLICQIIFIFVCLSLGTFYLYIYRVLKRVLRSKSQNYIHGYQNLSYAIHITIATALLFVLMAALQVYGAVSISATQDLDWLQWGYQFSLRLIEIAIVSLISWVGCLKTGQAKVQREKAVEQHISGFALFPCTSSSSQEHFETDYPAVCNANTNLHTYTLRTGKPIYDDNFTVNPIEAKATAAPDDLHCGSAQGKETESVHSADPADHYENPNFELTGSASVGGGVGGGRKEEMFDVCYSEPMQYDFQNLERPTFERPSSRNEFRASKNLKALKGATERRHFNPYNSFDRRAPEDSLAAGVRKSGTLGNIGHYHVNQGRRCEAPGRLAGVQTIQQQRPRYAGRYLQRPQEVQVAQDKSTSANSSDDSVNSGSMLVAEAGFVRFRALDELEQQGVVRDKRLLQS from the exons ATGTGCTTTACAATGCCAACTGAACCCAGGGACAGACTCGGGGATAGGATGGTTATTTGTGTGATTGTTATCCTATCGGTTACAATGGGGGGCTGTGTGGCCCTCGTGGAGACATCAAATACGGTGCCATCGCCAGCAAATGATGGCATTTTCATGGATCCGATTGGGAACCTCGAGCAGAACATTGCAGCCGTGTTCAGCAAGGTGGCCTACGGATCCACAACGACTAAACGCAGTATTCCGGACTCGGTGGCCATACCGAGTCTCACCACAGTTCCCAGTCCACTTCTTACTACATTTAG ATATCGTgagcgagagagagacaaTGGTCATGACGTAGATGGTGACCAAGTGATAAACCAGAGTGCATACGACCTGGAGCTCGAGAAGGATCACGCACTGCCAACGTCAGCCCCAAATGCTGACATACTTAAGAGCAACAGTAATCCAACGTACCCGAATCCTAATCGGCACCACAACCAGGATCGTCATAGGTTGCAATCGCTACCCAATTCGACTG aaTTCGCGCGCAAGGGCCCAACGATGCCCATGTTCCCCGGAGATATGCCCTCATATGCGCCACCTTCGCGTTCCTTCTTCACTCCGCCCCTACCGCCGGAGTATCAGAATCCATTTGCCGATAAACCCACCCTGAGGGGAACAAATAGCGATCTGGGTGTTATTCATGCAAGTGGTGGCTTTCACAGGCGCCCCATTCCACCGCCAAGTTTAGTTCCTGGCTACGAAAGGATCCCCTATCGACCACCTGATCTTGTCCCAGCGCGTCCTGAGGATGAAATGGTGGGTGCGCCAAAACCCAAGGAGGAGATGCATATGTATGAAATTGTCCGGAAGAAAGCACTCAATACGCCATCAATTAAAACGCAAGATACGGGATTTGTTAATGTCACCGAAGCTGGCCCGGGAACGAATGCACCAGCCGTTGGTACGGGAGTTTTGCATTTTCCCAGCATTTCGCGCATTCTTTCCGGCTCCAATGGGCGTAAGGAGGATATTCCGGATATTTTACTGCGAACGGTAACCGTGCGACCGGCAATGGCACCCAAAAGTCCCACTGTTACAGCTGTAACGCACTACCAGGGGATGAATCTCAATAAGAATCGTGATGAAGAGCCAGAAACTTCAACAGAAGCACAAGAACAAAGG GAACCAGTATCTCAACCTAAGATTAAGGAACCCAAAACAACGACACCCTTTGTGACAGATGATGATACATACTCAACGCACAGAATTCAGAAACTTGTGAATAGTGATGCAACCCCAACAACAACACTCACCCCATCTGTACCACCCGTCCTCAGTGCCGATAGGCAATCAGCTCTTGTCACGTGGACAATTGCGTGGAATATTCATGTGTATTTATCAGCAATCCTATATACAATTCTAGCTGTATATAGCATCTTCAAGATGATCTTCTATGATAAGCTGACGCATCTCTTTTCCCAAACGTACTTTATTACCATCCACATGATACTCATTGGGATTTGCCTGGCACGCATTTTCTACCTCTGCTACGATGCGTACAACATGCATTCATCCTTTACGGCCTTTGTGTCTGAATTGCTGCTCAATTTGCCCGCTCTCATGCTTGCATTGACTTTTGCCACCTTAATTCTCTTCCTTTTGCTGCGGAGTCTCAATCATAAGGCCAATAG gTATTCTGCCCTACTGCGCCCATTGACAATTGCTGTGGGTGGTGGTGTACACATTGGACTCTGTGTTACATTGCACTACGTTGAGAGTTATGGGGTGCGGGCAAAGGTGGCCTATGATAGACCACCACCACGTGTTCTTTCACTAATTTGCCagataattttcatctttGTGTGCTTAAGCCTTGGCACATTCTACCTCTATATCTATCGGGTGCTGAAGCGGGTGCTACGAAGTAAAAGTCAGAATTATATTCATGGCTATCAGAATCTCTCTTATGCCATTCACATTACAATTGCCACTGCACTACTATTTGTTCTCATGGCAGCTCTACAG gtTTACGGTGCAGTGAGTATTTCGGCAACACAGGATTTGGATTGGCTACAGTGGGGCTATCAATTCTCCCTGCGCCTCATTGAGATTGCCATTGTATCGCTAATTTCGTGGGTGGGATGCCTCAAGACGGGACAAGCAAAGGTGCAACGTGAGAAAGCTGTTGAGCAGCACATATCGGGCTTTGCACTCTTCCCATGTACATCGAGTTCAAGTCAGGAGCACTTTGAGACAGATTACCCAGCTGTTTGTAATGCCAATACGAATCTCCACACGTACACCCTACGCACAGGGAAGCCAATTTACGATGATAATTTCACAGTGAATCCCATCGAGGCAAAAGCAACGGCGGCCCCGGATGATCTACACTGTGGTAGTGCTCAAGGGAAGGAGACTGAGAGTGTACATTCAGCTGACCCAGCAGATCACTATGAGAATCCCAATTTTGAATTGACTGGCAGCGCCAGTGTGGGGGGTGGTGTAGGTGGTGGACGGAAGGAGGAAATGTTTGATGTTTGCTACTCAGAACCGATGCAGTATGATTTTCAGAATTTAGAACGACCCACATTTGAGCGTCCATCGTCACGCAATGAATTTCGTGCTTCGAAGAATCTCAAGGCACTCAAGGGGGCAACGGAACGGAGGCACTTTAACCCGTACAATTCATTCGATCGACGCGCCCCTGAGGATTCCTTGGCGGCGGGTGTGCGTAAAAGTGGGACATTGGGTAATATTGGGCACTACCATGTGAATCAGGGGAGACGATGTGAGGCCCCCGGGCGTTTGGCGGGTGTGCAAACAATTCAGCAACAACGGCCCCGATATGCGGGAAGGTACTTACAGCGTCCGCAGGAGGTACAGGTGGCACAGGATAAGTCGACAAGCGCAAATAGTAGCGATGATAGTGTCAATAGTGGGTCAATGCTAGTGGCGGAGGCGGGATTTGTGCGTTTCAGGGCACTCGATGAACTCGAGCAGCAGGGTGTGGTGAGGGATAAAAGGCTCCTCCAGTCATAG
- the LOC129793908 gene encoding peroxiredoxin 1-like: MTPPIGKKAPEFSGTAVIEGQFKDISLDDYAGKYLVLFFYPLDFTFVCPTEIVAFADHIEEFRKINCEVIAVSTDSHFSHFAWCQVPRKSGGLGQDLALPLLADKSMRIAKAYGVLNEDTGVPFRGLFIIDGNQTLRQVTVNDLPVGRSVDETLRLVQAFQYTDIHGEVCPANWRPGSKAMQADTTKSKDYFEAVN, translated from the exons atgaCACCACCAATTGGAAAGAAAGCTCCCGAATTTTCCGGCACAGCTGTAATTGAGGGACAATTCAAGGACATTTCCTTAGATGATTATGCCGGAAAATATCTCGTGCTCTTCTTCTATCCGCTTGATTT tACCTTTGTGTGCCCAACGGAAATTGTGGCATTTGCAGATCATATTGAGGAATttcgaaaaataaattgcgaaGTTATAGCTGTGTCCACTGATTCgcatttttcgcattttgccTGGTGTCAAGTACCAAGGAAATCCGGTGGTTTGGGTCAAGATCTGGCCCTTCCATTGCTCGCTGATAAATCCATGCGTATTGCAAAGGCTTACGGGGTACTAAATGAGGACACAGGAGTCCCATTTCGGGGACTCTTCATCATCGATGGCAATCAAACGTTGCGCCAGGTGACGGTGAATGACCTACCAGTTGGTCGTTCTGTGGATGAAACCCTACGCTTAGTACAGGCCTTCCAGTACACCGATATCCATGGTGAAGTTTGTCCAGCAAATTGGCGTCCTGGCTCCAAGGCAATGCAAGCCGATACAACAAAGTCAAAGGATTACTTTGAGGCCGTCAACTAA
- the LOC129793900 gene encoding ATP-binding cassette sub-family D member 1, producing the protein MPTVASRILDEFERRGVSRQRLSYALVGLAVGAYAVKVVGRPLRRRLAAKNIPPENNNVPSAEEKAIIEAERLLARQTTSQPGLNREFIVQLIQLIRIMVPRPICRETALLAAHTVCLVSRTFLSIIVASMEGRMVKFIVQRDVKKFSLMLLQWLGIAIPATFVNSMIRYLENRLALAFRTRLVRYAYRLYFSDQVYYRCSNLDSRIENADQRLTDDIATFTSSVAHLYSHLTKPCFDLLLIGLAMARSSQRMKASVVSGPLLAFVVISTTAHVLRIVSPKFGQLVAEEAHRYGYLRHIHSRIITNAEEIAFYRGHRVELQQLREAYERLTRHMNVIFGQRLWFVMLEQFFMKYVWSGTGMVMVSLPILTASRSRETQAISDRTQYLTTARNLLISGADAIERLMSSYKEIVALAGYTHRVADMLHVFRETSQGKYARTKVAESRNTALPLDFGPDGQPIIAGKVIPEGASISLAKVPIVTPNCDIVVPSLTLTIHPGQHVLITGPNGCGKSSLFRIISGLWPIYGGELRIPAALPDKPCMFYIPQRPYMSIGSLRDQIIYPDTRQDMERKKVSEETLRDIMSMVSLEHIAQRDSFDEVRDWKDILSGGEKQRMAIARLFYHRPQYALLDECTSAVSIDVESSIYELAKSMGITLMTITHRPTLRRFHTHILEFDGQGGWVFQPLTQ; encoded by the exons ATGCCGACGGTTGCCTCGCGGATTTTAGATGAGTTTGAACGGCGTGGTGTATCCCGCCAGAGACTCTCTTACGCCCTTGTCGGCCTAGCTGTTGGTGCGTATGCAGTAAAAGTGGTAGGACGACCATTGCGTCGGCGTTTAGCTGCTAAGAACATCCCACCGGAGAATAACAATGTACCATCAGCTGAAGAGAAGGCCATTATTGAGGCAGAGCGTCTCCTGGCGCGCCAAACAACATCCCAACCAGGTCTCAATCGGGAGTTTATCGTACAACTTATTCAACTCATTCGAATTATGGTTCCACGACCGATTTGCCGTGAAACTGCCCTCCTAGCCGCTCATACAGTTTGCTTGGTCAGTCGaacatttctttcaattatcGTGGCATCCATGGAGGGTCGAATGGTGAAATTTATTGTACAGCGTGATGTTAAGAAGTTTTCCTTAATGCTCCTCCAATGGCTTGGAATTGCAATACCAGCTACATTTGTCAACAGCATGATTAGATACCTTGAAAATAGATTGGCACTTGCCTTCCGTACTAGGCTTGTACGTTATGCCTATCGACTCTATTTTAGTGATCAG gtCTACTATCGATGTTCAAACCTCGATTCACGAATCGAGAATGCTGATCAGCGATTAACTGATGACATCGCCACTTTTACAAGTTCTGTAGCTCACCTCTACAGTCACCTTACCAAACCTTGCTTCGATCTCCTACTCATTGGCTTAGCCATGGCACGATCGTCGCAACGCATGAAGGCTTCCGTCGTGTCAGGACCTCTTCTTGCATTTGTTGTGATCTCAACCACAGCACACGTACTTCGTATTGTGAGCCCGAAATTTGGGCAGCTTGTGGCTGAGGAGGCACACAGATATGGATATTTGCGGCACATCCACTCGCGTATTATAACAAATGCTGAAGAAATAGCTTTCTATCGTGGACACag GGTTGAATTGCAACAACTACGGGAAGCGTATGAAAGGCTCACGCGTCATATGAATGTAATTTTCGGACAACGGCTGTGGTTTGTGATGTTGGAGCAATTCTTCATGAAGTACGTGTGGTCAGGCACGGGTATGGTAATGGTATCCCTACCTATACTCACAGCAAGCCGTTCCCGTGAAACGCAAGCCATTAGCGATCGTACGCAATATCTCACAACGGCACGAAATCTCCTTATTTCCGGTGCGGACGCTATTGAGCGCCTCATGAGCTCCTACAAGGAGATTGTAGCTCTTGCTGGGTACACACATCGTGTTGCAGATATGCTGCATGTTTTCCGTGAGACAAGTCAAGGGAAGTATGCGCGTACAAAGGTGGCTGAGTCACGGAATACGGCACTACCATTGGATTTTGGACCCGATGGTCAGCCAATTATTGCGGGAAAAGTTATTCCCGAAGGTGCATCAATTTCTCTAGCAAAAGTCCCCATTGTTACACCCAATTGTGATATCGTTGTACCCAGTCTCACGCTAACCATCCATCCGGGGCAGCATGTCTTGATCACGGGTCCCAATGGGTGTGGGAAATCCAGCTTATTCCGCATAATAAGTGGCCTATGGCCTATCTACGGCGGAGAACTACGTATCCCAGCAGCATTGCCAGATAAACCGTGCATGTTCTACATCCCTCAGCGCCCTTATATGTCCATTGGGAGTCTGCGTGATCAGATAATCTATCCGGATACACGACAGGATATGGAAAGGAAGAAGGTATCTGAGGAAACACTAAGGGACATCATGAGTATGGTTTCACTTGAGCATATCGCACAACGAGATAGTTTTGACGAAGTGAGAGATTGGAAGGATATCTTAAGTGGCGGTGAGAAGCAGAGAATGGCTATTGCGAGATTATTTTATCATAG accCCAATATGCATTGCTGGATGAATGTACTAGCGCTGTTTCCATAGACGTAGAGAGCTCAATCTATGAATTAGCCAAGAGCATGGGAATTACCCTGATGACAATTACACACAGGCCAACCCTTCGTCGTTTCCATACGCATATCCTTGAATTTGATGGCCAGGGTGGTTGGGTTTTTCAACCCTTAACACAATGA